A single region of the Arthrobacter sp. V1I7 genome encodes:
- a CDS encoding alpha-L-arabinofuranosidase C-terminal domain-containing protein — MLLAGSLAAALLSLSPVAGAYAEPDANRTITIDAGASGPAIDSTMYGAFYEDINQGADGGIYAELVQNRSFEFNSGDNAAFTPMTAWETLKRGSDGTVAVADDGNRLNENNRNYLQIDATAAGSGSGAGVGVRNSGWNAGQKLEAHKKYNYSVWARTSNPSGSTLAVTLETPEGTRLDLATIKVKGDQWTKYQVTLSPKSSTGAGRLATLVQGTGTVRLDMVSLFPKDTWNGRQNGLRKDLAEKIDDLNPGFLRFPGGCIVNTGSYDTYSAPNYTRSRTYQWKETIGPVEQRPANRNFWGYNQTYGLGYMEYFQWAEDLGAVPVPVVPVGVTGCGDTKRAPDQATLDRYIQDTLDLIEFANGDAGTEWGAKRIAYGHPEPYNLDRIGLGNEEYKPEFKEYFTQFYNAVRAKHPEIQIIGNTGPFSQGPEFEELSRFNAETGVDFVDEHYYNDPSWFLNNNHRYDSYDRNSYKVFLGEYASRGNKPENALAEASYMTGLERNADVVKMASYAPLIANDANTQWSPDMMFFNGTSVRTTPNYEVQKLFMNNVGSRVVPSTQDNPTSTVVPISGKIGLSTWATSARYDDVKVTGADGTALFSDDFSGTAAAWTGNGTGSWSIQDGGYVQSSTTAQDTMVTAGSTDWSNYTLSTKATKLAGSEGFLVSFGVKDTGNYFWWNLGGWNNSKSVVEKAVNGGKSTMIEKNTVIETGREYDIRVEVSGRTANLYLDNVLWGTVDDRQADPVYSVATKDEASGDTIVKVVNTSAQKTLVDINVTGAGNIRGTAAVTTLTQTADGQNMAPASSTFSGAGAGFTYAFEPQSVTFIRLADTRK; from the coding sequence ATGCTGCTGGCCGGGTCCCTCGCCGCCGCGCTGCTGTCCCTGTCCCCGGTGGCCGGTGCCTACGCCGAACCCGATGCGAACCGGACCATCACCATCGACGCCGGCGCGTCCGGGCCGGCGATCGACTCCACCATGTATGGCGCCTTCTACGAGGACATCAACCAGGGTGCCGACGGTGGCATCTACGCTGAGCTTGTCCAGAACCGGTCCTTTGAATTCAACTCCGGGGACAACGCAGCCTTCACTCCCATGACGGCGTGGGAAACGCTGAAGCGGGGCAGCGACGGAACGGTTGCGGTGGCCGATGACGGCAACCGGCTGAACGAGAACAACCGGAACTACCTCCAAATTGACGCGACGGCTGCCGGCTCCGGAAGCGGTGCGGGCGTTGGGGTGCGCAACAGCGGCTGGAACGCCGGGCAGAAGCTCGAAGCCCACAAGAAATACAACTACTCCGTGTGGGCACGTACTTCGAACCCCTCCGGCTCAACCCTTGCCGTGACGCTGGAGACGCCGGAAGGAACCAGGCTGGACCTCGCCACCATCAAGGTCAAGGGCGATCAGTGGACCAAGTACCAGGTGACCCTGTCGCCCAAGTCCTCCACCGGTGCAGGCCGGCTCGCCACCCTGGTCCAGGGCACCGGAACTGTCCGTCTGGACATGGTGTCGCTGTTTCCGAAGGATACCTGGAATGGCAGGCAGAACGGTCTCCGCAAGGATCTGGCAGAGAAGATTGATGACCTGAACCCAGGCTTCCTGCGGTTCCCCGGCGGCTGCATCGTCAACACGGGAAGTTACGACACCTACTCGGCCCCGAACTACACGCGTTCGCGCACCTATCAGTGGAAGGAGACCATAGGGCCGGTGGAGCAGCGCCCCGCCAACCGGAACTTCTGGGGCTACAACCAGACCTACGGCCTTGGCTACATGGAGTACTTCCAGTGGGCCGAGGACCTGGGCGCCGTCCCCGTGCCCGTGGTGCCGGTGGGCGTGACCGGCTGCGGCGACACCAAACGGGCGCCGGACCAGGCAACCCTGGACCGCTACATCCAGGACACCCTGGACCTGATCGAGTTCGCAAACGGCGACGCCGGCACGGAGTGGGGTGCCAAACGCATCGCATACGGCCACCCGGAACCCTATAACCTGGACCGGATTGGCCTGGGCAATGAGGAGTACAAGCCGGAGTTCAAGGAATACTTCACCCAGTTCTACAACGCCGTCCGTGCGAAGCATCCGGAGATCCAGATCATCGGCAACACCGGCCCGTTCAGCCAGGGCCCGGAATTTGAGGAACTCTCCAGGTTCAACGCGGAGACGGGCGTGGACTTCGTTGATGAGCACTATTACAACGATCCCTCCTGGTTCCTCAACAACAACCACCGCTACGACTCCTATGACCGCAACAGCTACAAGGTTTTCCTGGGCGAGTACGCCTCCCGCGGGAACAAGCCCGAGAACGCACTGGCGGAAGCCTCCTACATGACCGGCCTGGAGCGGAACGCCGACGTGGTCAAGATGGCCTCCTACGCACCGCTGATTGCCAACGATGCCAACACCCAGTGGAGCCCGGACATGATGTTCTTCAACGGCACCTCCGTCCGGACCACCCCCAACTACGAGGTCCAGAAGCTGTTCATGAACAACGTTGGTAGCCGGGTGGTTCCCAGCACGCAGGACAATCCGACCTCTACCGTGGTGCCGATTTCCGGGAAGATCGGACTGTCCACCTGGGCCACGTCCGCCCGCTACGACGACGTGAAGGTCACCGGTGCGGACGGCACCGCACTCTTCAGCGACGACTTCTCCGGAACGGCGGCAGCCTGGACCGGGAACGGCACCGGCTCGTGGTCAATCCAGGACGGCGGCTACGTGCAGTCCAGCACCACCGCCCAGGACACGATGGTGACCGCCGGCAGCACCGACTGGAGCAACTACACGCTCAGCACCAAGGCCACCAAGCTGGCCGGATCGGAAGGGTTCCTGGTCTCCTTTGGGGTCAAGGACACCGGAAATTACTTCTGGTGGAACCTGGGCGGCTGGAACAACTCAAAGTCCGTTGTGGAGAAGGCGGTCAACGGCGGCAAATCGACCATGATCGAGAAGAACACCGTGATCGAGACGGGCCGGGAATACGACATCCGTGTCGAGGTCAGTGGTCGCACCGCCAACCTTTACCTGGACAACGTTCTGTGGGGCACGGTTGACGATAGGCAGGCCGACCCCGTCTACTCGGTGGCCACCAAGGACGAAGCATCCGGTGACACCATCGTGAAGGTGGTCAACACCTCGGCCCAAAAGACTCTGGTGGACATCAACGTGACCGGAGCAGGAAACATCCGCGGCACCGCGGCGGTCACTACCCTGACCCAGACCGCCGACGGGCAGAACATGGCTCCGGCGTCGAGTACCTTCAGCGGCGCGGGAGCCGGATTCACCTACGCATTTGAGCCACAATCGGTGACCTTCATCCGACTGGCGGACACCAGAAAGTAG
- a CDS encoding ABC transporter substrate-binding protein: MFKKSLIAVAAASLLALTACGGTAGAGSTVSGSGSDKITMGFAQVGAESGWRTANTKSIQDSAKAAGVDLKFSDAQQKQENQIKAIRSYIQQKVDVIAFSPVVESGWDTVLKEAKNANIPVILTDRAVDSPDKTLYKTFLGSDFVEEGKKAGEWLVEDSKSATDTVNIVEIQGTTGSAPANDRKEGFAEAIKTDPKLKVIASQSGDFTRSGGKQVMEAFLKNNADIDVVFAHNDDEGLGAIEAIEAAGKVPGKDIKIITIDAVKDGMTALSNGKINYIVECSPMLGDQLMDLAKKVLAGESVPERVVTEETTFTQEQAKQVLASRPY; the protein is encoded by the coding sequence GTGTTTAAGAAATCCCTGATTGCGGTGGCCGCCGCGTCACTGCTTGCCCTCACTGCCTGCGGAGGGACCGCTGGTGCCGGCAGTACAGTCAGCGGCTCCGGCAGCGACAAGATCACCATGGGCTTCGCCCAGGTCGGCGCCGAAAGCGGATGGCGCACTGCCAACACCAAATCGATCCAGGACTCCGCCAAAGCTGCCGGAGTCGATCTGAAATTCTCCGACGCCCAGCAGAAGCAGGAGAACCAGATCAAGGCCATCCGCTCCTATATCCAGCAGAAGGTGGACGTCATCGCATTCTCCCCCGTGGTGGAGTCCGGCTGGGACACGGTGCTGAAGGAAGCCAAGAATGCCAACATTCCGGTCATCCTGACCGACCGTGCGGTGGATTCCCCGGACAAGACGCTGTACAAGACCTTCCTCGGATCCGACTTCGTTGAGGAGGGCAAGAAGGCCGGAGAGTGGCTGGTGGAGGACTCCAAGTCCGCGACCGACACTGTCAACATCGTCGAGATCCAGGGCACCACCGGCTCCGCGCCGGCGAACGACCGCAAGGAAGGGTTCGCGGAAGCCATCAAGACTGACCCCAAGCTGAAAGTCATCGCCTCCCAGAGCGGCGACTTCACCCGCAGCGGCGGCAAGCAGGTCATGGAGGCCTTCCTCAAGAACAACGCCGACATCGACGTCGTCTTCGCCCACAACGACGACGAGGGCCTGGGTGCCATCGAGGCCATCGAAGCCGCCGGAAAGGTCCCGGGCAAGGACATCAAGATCATCACGATCGACGCCGTGAAGGACGGCATGACCGCGCTCAGCAACGGCAAGATCAACTACATCGTTGAGTGCAGCCCCATGCTGGGCGACCAGCTGATGGACCTGGCTAAGAAGGTCCTGGCCGGCGAGAGCGTGCCCGAGCGCGTCGTCACCGAGGAGACCACCTTCACGCAGGAGCAGGCCAAGCAGGTTCTGGCCAGCCGCCCCTACTGA
- a CDS encoding sugar ABC transporter ATP-binding protein encodes MNEIVPVVEMTGIAIGFPGVKALDGVDFRLFQGEVHALMGENGAGKSTLIKALTGVYTIDSGTITVLGATKRFASPGESQAAGISTVYQEVNLCPNLTVEENVLLGREPRRRGSIDWKRVRTRTREVLAELQLEHIDPGSLLSTHSIAVQQLIAIARSVEINAKVLILDEPTSSLDADEVSQLFRVIRDLRNRGVAILFVSHFLEQVYEISDRMTVLRNGKLVGEYLTRDLSRMNLISKMIGKDLEALAELDQSPTRTATNAHDGGTPFLEARGLGRKGSVSNVDLSIQPGEVVGLAGLLGAGRTEIARLFFGADKADSGSIKIKGALQRIRSPRTAIDKRIGFCSEDRKEEGLIGDLTVRDNLVLAMQATKGWVRRIPRKVQDELVDEYIKALDIRPANPDALIRNLSGGNQQKVLLARWLVTRPELLILDEPTRGIDIGAKTQIQKLVSQLAADGMSILFISSELEEVLRVSDRIAVIKDRAMLAEITNDGVSVEDVMTVIAGGTK; translated from the coding sequence ATGAACGAGATTGTTCCGGTCGTCGAGATGACCGGCATAGCTATTGGGTTCCCTGGAGTTAAGGCCCTCGACGGCGTCGATTTCCGCCTCTTCCAGGGCGAAGTCCACGCCCTGATGGGCGAGAACGGTGCCGGTAAATCAACGCTCATCAAGGCCCTGACCGGCGTCTACACCATCGATTCGGGCACCATCACCGTGCTCGGCGCAACGAAACGATTCGCATCCCCGGGAGAGTCCCAGGCAGCCGGCATCAGCACCGTCTACCAGGAAGTCAATCTCTGCCCCAATCTCACCGTCGAGGAAAACGTCCTGCTGGGCCGTGAGCCACGCCGCCGCGGATCCATCGACTGGAAGCGCGTACGCACCCGGACCCGGGAGGTGCTGGCCGAGCTGCAGCTGGAGCACATTGATCCTGGCTCCTTGCTGTCCACACACTCGATCGCGGTCCAGCAGCTGATCGCCATCGCCCGCTCGGTGGAGATCAACGCCAAGGTCCTGATCCTGGACGAACCGACGTCGAGCCTGGACGCAGACGAGGTCAGCCAGCTTTTCCGCGTCATCAGGGATCTCCGCAACCGCGGCGTCGCCATCCTGTTCGTCTCACACTTCCTGGAGCAGGTCTACGAGATCTCCGACCGCATGACGGTCCTGCGCAACGGCAAACTCGTGGGCGAGTACCTGACCCGGGACCTGTCCCGGATGAACCTCATCTCCAAGATGATCGGCAAGGACCTGGAAGCCCTCGCCGAACTCGACCAGTCACCGACCCGGACGGCTACCAACGCCCACGACGGCGGGACGCCGTTCCTTGAAGCCCGTGGCCTGGGGCGGAAAGGCTCCGTTTCCAACGTGGACCTGTCCATCCAGCCCGGCGAGGTGGTTGGCCTGGCGGGCCTGCTCGGAGCCGGCCGGACCGAGATTGCCCGGCTCTTCTTCGGAGCAGACAAAGCCGACTCAGGCTCCATCAAAATCAAGGGTGCGCTCCAGAGAATCCGGTCACCCCGCACGGCGATCGACAAGCGCATCGGATTCTGTTCAGAGGACCGCAAAGAGGAAGGCCTGATCGGCGACCTCACCGTCCGCGACAACCTGGTGCTGGCCATGCAGGCCACCAAGGGCTGGGTCCGCCGGATTCCCCGGAAGGTCCAGGACGAGCTGGTGGACGAGTACATCAAGGCCCTGGACATCCGGCCCGCCAACCCCGACGCCCTCATCCGGAACCTCAGCGGCGGGAACCAGCAAAAAGTCCTCCTGGCCCGCTGGCTGGTAACCCGCCCCGAACTCCTGATCCTCGACGAGCCCACCCGCGGCATCGACATCGGAGCCAAAACCCAGATCCAGAAACTGGTCAGCCAACTGGCCGCCGACGGCATGTCCATCCTCTTCATCTCCTCCGAGCTGGAGGAAGTCCTACGGGTGAGCGACCGCATCGCCGTCATCAAGGACAGGGCGATGCTCGCCGAAATCACTAACGACGGCGTCTCCGTGGAAGACGTCATGACGGTCATCGCCGGAGGTACCAAGTGA
- a CDS encoding ABC transporter permease has protein sequence MKDLFKHRLAWPVMALAALLLLNQVFRPDFLSLRMQDGHLYGSLIDIMRNGAPTILIALGMTLVIATRGIDLSVGAVVAIAGAASCAYIAASPDPGSPVTAAVAMLIAVFAGLALGAWNGFLVSTIGVQPIIATLVLMTAGRGIAQLITGGQIVSVSNDHYKAIGAGYFFTLPISILITAAVFVLAAVLTRRTALGTLIEAVGINPVASRLAGLRSRNIIWTVYIFSAVCAAVAGLMISSNVTAADANNAGLYIEMDAILAVVIGGTSLAGGRYTLVGTVVGAFIIQTLTTTVYTLGIPPEVTLVFKALVVLTVCLLQAPKARNLLRSLKAAPKPAAKEKVAV, from the coding sequence GTGAAAGACCTTTTCAAACACCGCCTGGCATGGCCGGTGATGGCCCTGGCCGCACTTCTGCTGCTCAACCAGGTGTTCCGGCCCGACTTCCTGAGCCTGCGCATGCAGGACGGCCACCTCTACGGCAGCCTGATCGACATCATGCGCAACGGCGCCCCCACCATCCTCATTGCCCTTGGCATGACCCTGGTCATCGCCACCCGCGGCATCGACCTGTCGGTCGGAGCCGTAGTGGCGATCGCCGGCGCCGCCTCGTGCGCCTACATCGCGGCTTCCCCGGACCCCGGCTCCCCGGTAACGGCCGCCGTCGCCATGCTGATCGCCGTCTTCGCCGGACTGGCGCTGGGCGCCTGGAACGGTTTCCTGGTATCCACCATCGGAGTGCAGCCGATCATCGCCACCCTGGTACTGATGACTGCCGGCCGCGGCATCGCCCAGCTGATCACCGGCGGCCAGATCGTCTCCGTATCCAACGACCACTACAAGGCCATCGGCGCCGGCTACTTCTTCACCCTTCCGATCTCCATCCTGATCACCGCTGCCGTGTTTGTCCTCGCCGCGGTCCTCACCCGGCGCACGGCGTTGGGAACACTGATCGAAGCCGTAGGCATCAACCCCGTCGCCAGCCGCCTGGCCGGGCTGCGCTCACGGAACATCATCTGGACCGTCTACATCTTCAGCGCCGTGTGCGCCGCCGTCGCGGGCCTCATGATCAGCTCCAACGTCACCGCGGCCGACGCCAATAATGCCGGGCTCTACATCGAAATGGACGCGATCCTCGCCGTGGTAATCGGCGGCACCTCGCTGGCAGGCGGGCGGTACACCCTGGTGGGAACCGTCGTCGGCGCCTTCATCATCCAGACGCTGACCACCACCGTCTACACGCTGGGGATCCCTCCCGAAGTGACCCTGGTGTTCAAAGCGCTGGTGGTCCTCACCGTGTGCCTGCTGCAGGCGCCGAAGGCACGGAACCTGCTCCGCAGCCTCAAGGCAGCACCCAAGCCCGCCGCAAAGGAAAAGGTGGCCGTCTGA
- the yjfF gene encoding galactofuranose ABC transporter, permease protein YjfF — protein MSTLSTLSQPSVKKPKPARNRLRGGARYAPTLSTVGLFLAMFAVGAAMYPSFLSGQVFLNLFIDNTFLIVLAVGMTFVILTGGIDLSVGAVVALSMMVSATLLQQGWNAGAVIVLVLMIGGGLGLLMGLIIQYFDIQPFIVTLAGMFLARGLCYVISLDSIPVTEGFFTGMAQAQIPLPGDLFVSPGVLLALAIVAIAFFVLHHTRFGRTVYAIGGNEHSAMLMGLAVTRTKVLVYALSGLCSAIAGILFSFYSLSGYSLAAQGMELDAIAAVVIGGTLLTGGTGYVLGSVVGVLVLGIVQTFIAYDGTLSSWWTKIVIGGLLLVFILLQRLFARKTG, from the coding sequence ATGTCCACGCTGTCTACGCTGTCGCAACCATCCGTCAAGAAGCCGAAGCCGGCGCGCAACCGCCTGCGCGGAGGCGCCCGCTACGCACCAACCCTGTCCACGGTGGGACTGTTCCTCGCCATGTTCGCCGTGGGTGCCGCGATGTACCCGAGCTTCCTCTCCGGCCAGGTCTTCCTGAACCTCTTTATCGACAATACGTTCCTGATAGTGCTGGCTGTGGGCATGACTTTTGTAATCCTCACCGGCGGCATCGATCTGTCCGTGGGGGCCGTCGTCGCGCTGTCCATGATGGTGAGCGCCACGCTCCTGCAGCAAGGCTGGAACGCAGGGGCCGTCATTGTCCTGGTCCTGATGATCGGCGGAGGGCTGGGGCTCCTGATGGGGCTGATCATCCAGTACTTCGACATCCAGCCGTTCATCGTGACACTGGCCGGCATGTTCCTGGCCCGCGGGCTCTGCTACGTCATCAGCCTCGATTCCATTCCGGTCACCGAGGGGTTCTTCACCGGCATGGCGCAAGCGCAGATACCGCTCCCCGGAGACCTTTTTGTCTCCCCGGGCGTGCTCCTGGCCCTCGCAATCGTCGCCATCGCGTTCTTCGTCCTGCACCACACCCGCTTTGGCCGGACCGTCTACGCCATCGGCGGCAACGAACACTCGGCCATGCTGATGGGCCTGGCGGTAACCCGCACCAAGGTCCTGGTCTACGCACTGAGCGGCCTCTGCTCCGCCATCGCGGGCATCCTGTTCTCCTTCTACAGCCTTTCCGGCTACAGCCTGGCGGCACAGGGCATGGAACTGGACGCCATCGCTGCTGTGGTCATCGGCGGCACCCTGCTTACCGGCGGCACAGGCTACGTCCTGGGATCCGTCGTCGGCGTTCTGGTGCTGGGGATTGTCCAGACGTTCATCGCCTACGACGGCACCCTCAGCTCGTGGTGGACCAAGATCGTCATTGGCGGCCTGCTCCTTGTCTTCATCCTCCTGCAGCGGCTCTTCGCGAGGAAGACCGGCTGA